A genomic region of bacterium contains the following coding sequences:
- a CDS encoding DUF2723 domain-containing protein, protein MKFPDRLTLPLVFLAAFGLALWGLNPSFYMDDSPEITTAAATLGIAHPPGYPLYTLLGRLLSLLPLGPICLRVNLLAALSGAGTCLLLYILLSRTVQLPKALAAPFSLIWMAGATAYPASLSSKNGVYQMAALFILATLASLWRSKRPLAFILFGLSLAGHWMTMLPCLGGFGWILYNQWKGRPLPVKELVRSIAFLLLGLSLYLYLPLRSSLDPVINWAHPVDLTNFWHHVTRYVDKNKDFTWDIGLWVQQGLFYLKGSFLEFNGLALLSILGIWALWKTEKNRALGLGLAWAGLLAAVCVFSKFSSGREYLMQNYSIASLAFIPLLAALGWRWLSGRFAALSEFASPLAWALALGLLSLGLPRGSQAGYTYSYDYLLNAWRDTPKGSFFFCKGDVLDFPAWYFQIIGGKRPDLAVLGGGSLPMDWYRIHLAKTHPGLVVPYPVHEKGKEYISGHLMLWMVDHNPDRRLFFTFPDLRDDGMADRTLVPYGLVQEAFGPGTRPHWDEGRAERLWEDMRLRHFEAGDRYVDEVTWDQFLRDYGATRSWMAGYYSKEAGAKDDPARSRKGELRKAIPHLLWAQAWDPRNAAYAMNLGIAENYLGEKEAALRWFKTAAELDPSLVPPSEP, encoded by the coding sequence ATGAAATTCCCGGACCGGCTCACCCTCCCCCTGGTCTTCCTGGCCGCCTTTGGCCTGGCCCTTTGGGGCCTGAACCCAAGCTTTTATATGGACGATAGCCCGGAGATCACTACCGCGGCCGCCACCCTCGGCATCGCCCACCCGCCCGGCTATCCGCTCTATACCCTTCTGGGCCGCCTTCTTTCTTTATTACCGCTAGGGCCCATCTGCTTAAGGGTGAACCTGCTCGCCGCCCTTTCGGGCGCGGGGACCTGCCTCCTTCTTTACATCCTTCTTTCCAGGACCGTCCAACTGCCCAAGGCCCTGGCCGCGCCCTTCTCGCTCATCTGGATGGCGGGGGCCACCGCCTACCCGGCCTCTTTGAGCTCCAAGAACGGCGTTTATCAGATGGCGGCCCTCTTCATCCTGGCGACCCTGGCCTCCCTCTGGCGCTCCAAACGTCCCCTGGCCTTTATCCTCTTCGGCCTCTCCCTCGCCGGCCACTGGATGACCATGCTCCCCTGTCTCGGGGGATTCGGCTGGATCCTTTACAACCAATGGAAAGGGCGGCCGCTGCCGGTCAAGGAACTGGTCCGATCCATCGCGTTCCTCTTGCTGGGTCTTTCGCTTTATCTCTATCTCCCCCTTCGGTCTTCCTTGGACCCCGTCATCAACTGGGCCCATCCGGTCGACCTCACCAACTTTTGGCACCACGTGACCCGCTATGTCGATAAGAACAAGGACTTCACTTGGGATATCGGCTTATGGGTCCAACAAGGACTGTTTTACCTGAAGGGGTCCTTCCTTGAGTTCAACGGCTTGGCATTGCTTTCGATCCTGGGGATATGGGCCCTCTGGAAAACCGAAAAAAACCGGGCACTTGGACTGGGCCTGGCCTGGGCCGGCCTTTTGGCCGCCGTTTGTGTCTTCTCCAAATTCTCCAGCGGCCGGGAATACCTCATGCAGAACTATTCCATCGCCTCCCTGGCCTTCATCCCGCTTTTGGCCGCCCTGGGCTGGCGGTGGCTGTCCGGAAGGTTCGCGGCACTGTCCGAGTTCGCCTCTCCACTGGCTTGGGCGCTCGCCTTGGGCCTCCTGTCCCTGGGACTCCCCCGGGGAAGCCAGGCGGGTTATACCTACAGCTACGACTACCTGCTCAACGCCTGGCGGGACACGCCCAAGGGATCCTTTTTCTTCTGCAAAGGGGACGTGTTGGATTTCCCCGCCTGGTATTTCCAGATCATCGGCGGGAAAAGGCCCGACCTGGCGGTCCTGGGCGGCGGGAGCCTGCCGATGGATTGGTACCGCATCCACCTGGCCAAGACCCACCCGGGCCTGGTCGTTCCCTATCCCGTCCACGAAAAGGGCAAGGAATACATCTCAGGTCATCTGATGCTTTGGATGGTGGATCACAACCCGGACCGCCGCCTTTTCTTCACCTTCCCCGACCTCCGGGACGACGGGATGGCGGACCGGACCCTGGTCCCCTATGGACTGGTCCAGGAAGCCTTCGGGCCGGGGACCCGGCCGCATTGGGATGAAGGACGGGCCGAAAGGCTTTGGGAGGACATGCGGCTCCGGCATTTCGAGGCGGGCGACCGTTATGTGGACGAAGTGACCTGGGACCAGTTCTTGAGGGACTACGGCGCCACCCGGTCCTGGATGGCCGGCTATTACTCGAAAGAAGCCGGGGCCAAGGACGATCCGGCCCGTTCCCGAAAGGGGGAACTGCGGAAGGCCATCCCGCACCTGCTTTGGGCCCAGGCCTGGGACCCGCGCAACGCGGCTTATGCCATGAACCTGGGGATCGCGGAGAATTATCTGGGGGAAAAGGAAGCGGCCCTTCGATGGTTCAAGACGGCCGCCGAGCTGGATCCCAGCCTCGTCCCACCTTCCGAACCTTGA